The following are from one region of the Spirochaetota bacterium genome:
- a CDS encoding Spy/CpxP family protein refolding chaperone, with the protein MTKSKLVTAVALALFLAGGQSLYAQKGDRGGHGGMHHKDMKGHGCMVDGCGPFYGDPAQMKTTLGLSDDQVNKIAAINLEYKKRFLDYREKISPKHIELKKLLLEDAVDIGAARKVLKELADLQVETRVLRIQHRLDIEKLLTKEQKTRLRSEKRGMGSKADCPCESKMR; encoded by the coding sequence ATGACAAAAAGTAAACTCGTAACGGCGGTGGCTCTCGCGCTGTTTCTGGCGGGGGGACAGTCCCTCTATGCGCAGAAAGGCGATCGCGGCGGTCATGGCGGAATGCATCACAAGGATATGAAGGGCCACGGCTGTATGGTCGATGGATGCGGACCCTTCTACGGGGACCCCGCGCAAATGAAGACCACGCTGGGACTCAGCGACGACCAGGTGAACAAGATCGCCGCGATCAACCTGGAGTACAAGAAGCGCTTCCTCGACTACCGGGAAAAGATATCGCCGAAACACATCGAGCTCAAAAAGCTGCTCCTGGAGGACGCGGTTGATATCGGCGCGGCGCGCAAGGTGCTCAAGGAACTCGCCGATCTGCAGGTGGAAACGCGCGTTCTGCGCATTCAGCACCGTCTTGACATAGAGAAGCTCCTGACGAAGGAGCAGAAGACCAGGCTGCGGTCCGAGAAGCGGGGCATGGGTTCGAAAGCGGACTGCCCTTGTGAAAGCAAGATGAGGTAA
- a CDS encoding sigma-70 family RNA polymerase sigma factor, producing the protein MTEREFGEMVRETKGVVLSAIEKHLSARFYGAIDDVAQETYLRAYRALSKDSFRHDSRLSTWLYTIARNESLRMSERLSREEQKRERVRAAVDHREPDDFTRGILEQDEIGRMKDSIRALPEKLRAVLELSASGHGEAEIATQLSIRRGTVKSRLSRGREMLARSMKGGELT; encoded by the coding sequence ATGACTGAACGGGAGTTCGGTGAGATGGTACGCGAGACAAAGGGAGTGGTGCTTTCGGCGATCGAAAAGCACCTCTCCGCGCGCTTTTACGGTGCCATCGACGATGTGGCGCAGGAGACCTACCTTCGCGCCTATCGTGCCCTGAGCAAGGATTCGTTCAGGCACGATTCCAGGCTCTCCACCTGGCTCTATACGATAGCGCGAAACGAATCGCTGCGCATGAGCGAGCGCCTCTCGCGCGAAGAGCAAAAGCGTGAACGCGTCCGCGCCGCGGTCGACCATCGCGAGCCGGATGATTTTACGCGGGGAATCCTGGAGCAGGACGAGATCGGCAGGATGAAGGATTCCATACGGGCCCTGCCGGAGAAGCTCCGCGCGGTGCTCGAGCTTTCGGCTTCCGGCCACGGTGAGGCCGAAATTGCAACGCAGCTCTCGATTCGCCGCGGAACGGTGAAATCCAGGCTATCGCGGGGGCGCGAGATGCTTGCGAGATCCATGAAGGGAGGTGAGTTGACATGA